The Nitrospirota bacterium genome contains the following window.
CCGAGCCGTCCACCAGGGTGGCCGAAATGGAACCGTCCGTTTTCAGAAGCTCGTGGCTGAGCGCACCGTCGCCGGCGCCGAGGTCAAGGAGGCGCACGCCCGTTTTATCCTTGAAAAAGTGCCCGTAGAAAGAGGCCGCCAGAGCGAACATCTTGCGGCGCTCCACGATGTAGACGTCCGCGCGCTCGAGGTAATTGCGGGAGAAGTCATCCCGGGCCCATGCCGATTCGCCGAATTCGCTCATGACGTGCTCCTTGGCATATGACGGATGGTTGTCATCTCAGAAAATCCTCCCTCGGCGGCGACCAGGCGTCCACGGCCTTGCAGGGCGCGCTGCCCGTGGAGGCCGCATGCGCCACGTTGGAGGGTATCGCCACAACGTCGCCCGGCCCGAGGACGAAGGACTTCTCCCCGCACCGCAACGTCAGTTCTCCCTCCAGGACGAGGGTGATCTGCTCGGCCTCGTGGGTGTGCTCGGGCAGCACGGCCCCGGGCGCAAACTCGAAATAGGTGAGCATGCTCCGCTCAAGCGCCACGGCCCACATCGCGGCCCCGGGTGCGCC
Protein-coding sequences here:
- a CDS encoding class I SAM-dependent methyltransferase, which translates into the protein MSEFGESAWARDDFSRNYLERADVYIVERRKMFALAASFYGHFFKDKTGVRLLDLGAGDGALSHELLKTDGSISATLVDGSEAMLRRAGERLGEYGNVKFIRASFQELLRGAAALDEEFDLACALRRA
- a CDS encoding cupin domain-containing protein; this encodes MSTIRVYSNEKLQLRTGAPGAAMWAVALERSMLTYFEFAPGAVLPEHTHEAEQITLVLEGELTLRCGEKSFVLGPGDVVAIPSNVAHAASTGSAPCKAVDAWSPPREDFLR